A stretch of Zootoca vivipara chromosome 13, rZooViv1.1, whole genome shotgun sequence DNA encodes these proteins:
- the LOC118077928 gene encoding olfactory receptor 5AR1-like, with translation MQRNQSEITEFILLGFGELHHLKFFLILAFLLIYILTMASNFLTILLIVTDQHLHTPMYFFLGNLSCLEMMYSSTILPKMLSALVTEDKAISIKGCYTQFYFGSFLVCTECYLLSVMSYDRFLAICKPLHYATLMNVKVCVQLAGSSWINSIAVISIYLGLMLQLRYCGHNEIDHFFCEALPLVKLSCSDTFLVKLVTFAVAFIITFPPFISTLVSYIYIIAAILRIPSTTGRQKAFSTCSSHLIVVSIFYGAIFIVYLIPKTDTVRYFNKIFSLLYTVLPPLLNPLIYSLRNKDVKDAMRKAAGKILKVKCMHQKFKM, from the coding sequence ATGCAGAGAAACCAGTCTGAAATCACTGAATTTATCCTTCTGGGATTTGGGGAACTTCATCATCTTAAATTCTTCCTGATCCTTGCATTTTTACTGATCTACATTTTGACCATGGCCTCCAATTTCCTCACCATTCTTCTGATAGTGACTGATCAGCACCTGCACacacccatgtatttcttcctgggGAACTTGTCATGCTTGGAGATGATGTACAGTTCAACTATTCTGCCCAAGATGTTATCTGCTCTTGTGACAGAGGACAAAGCTATTTCCATTAAGGGTTGCTACACACAGTTTTATTTTGGCTCCTTTTTGGTTTGTACAGAATGCTATCTCCTCTCTGTGATGTCTTATGATCGTTTCTTAGCAATATGCAAGCCTCTACATTATGCAACACTGATGAATGTTAAGGTCTGTGTCCAGTTAGCAGGGAGCTCTTGGATCAATAGCATTGCAGTCATCTCTATATATTTGGGCTTGATGTTACAACTACGGTACTGCGGACACAATGAAATAGATCATTTCTTTTGTGAAGCTCTGCCATTGGTAAAACTATCCTGTAGTGATACATTTCTTGTGAAACTTGTCACCTTTGCTGTGGCGTTTATAATCACTTTCCCTCCTTTTATTTCAACCTTGGTCTCTTATATCTATATTATTGCTGCCATCCTGAGGATCCCTTCCACCACTGGGAGACAAAAGGCTTTTTCTACCTGCTCTTCCCACCTGATTGTTGTCTCTATATTCTATGGGGCCATATTTATCGTCTATCTGATACCAAAAACTGACACAGTGAgatatttcaataaaatattttctcttttgtACACAGTCCTGCCCCCTTTACTTAACCCCCTCATATATAGCCTGAGGAATAAAGATGTAAAGGATGCAATGAGAAAGGCTGCTGGGAAGATTTTGAAAGTGAAGTGCATGCATCAGAAATTCAAAATGTAA
- the LOC118077929 gene encoding olfactory receptor 10A7-like — MEVPVRENQTHVTQFILLGFRELKNLQGLLFLGFLAIYIVTMAGNLLILVLVVSDQHLHTPMYFFLGNLSCLEICYSSTLIPVLLTTLFLRDGKVISFESCFLQLFFFGYCLGAECYLLSVMSYDRYLAICKPLHYATAMNTRKCVQLAAVSWTNGFIGISIIMAAMLQLTYCGPNEIDHYFCDSVPLKKLSCSDTNLVEHVNLTLLFIYTMPPFLLTLASYICIIQAILRISSTTGRQKAFSTCSSHLIVVSTYYGSLTAVYLLPKSSSMSKAFSLLYTVLPPLVNPLIYSLRNKEVKRAFRKAKNRIANLKIFQNVLANLFSVKDK; from the coding sequence atggaagtgCCTGTAAGAGAAAACCAAACTCATGTCACTCAGTTCATCCTTCTGGGATTCCGAGAGCTAAAGAATCTGCAGGGCCTTCTGTTTCTGGGATTCCTTGCTATCTACATTGTCACCATGGCAGGGAATCTTCTCATTCTTGTGCTTGTAGTCAGTGATCAGCACCTTCACACCCCCATGTACTTTTTCCTTGGAAACCTATCTTGTTTAGAGATCTGCTACAGCTCAACACTCATCCCTGTATTGCTTACCACTCTCTTCTTGAGGGATGGAAAGGTCATTTCATTTGAGAGTTGCTTCCTGCAGTTATTTTTCTTTGGCTACTGTTTGGGTGCAGAATGTTATTTGCTGTCTGTGATGTCCTATGACAGGTATTTAGCAATATGTAAGCCACTGCATTATGCAACAGCTATGAACACCAGGAAGTGTGTCCAATTAGCAGCTGTGTCCTGGACAAATGGTTTCATAGGCATTTCCATAATCATGGCTGCTATGCTGCAGCTTACATACTGTGGCCCCAATGAAATCGATCACTACTTCTGCGATTCCGTTCCACTTAAAAAACTTTCATGCAGTGACACAAATTTGGTAGAGCATGTCAATTTAACATTGCTGTTTATATACACTATGCCTCCATTTCTACTGACTCTAGCATCCTACATATGCATTATTCAGGCAATCCTAAGAATCTCATCGACCACTGGAAGGCAAAAGGCCTTCTCCACATGCTCCTCTCACCTCATTGTTGTTTCAACTTACTATGGCTCTTTAACAGCTGTGTATCTCTTACCAAAGTCCTCTTCAATGAGCAAGGCCTTCTCTCTTTTGTATACAGTTCTTCCTCCTCTAGTAAACCCCCTCATATATAGCCTGAGAAATAAAGAGGTGAAAAGGGCATTCAGAAAGGCAAAAAATAGGATagcaaatttaaaaatatttcaaaatgtgctAGCTAACTTGTTTAGCGTTAAAGACAAgtag
- the LOC118077930 gene encoding olfactory receptor 2AP1-like gives MKLENQSKTEEFILLGFAEFYEVQTLLFLTFLVIYVVMMAGNTLIVVLIVFDQYLHTPMYFFLGNLSFLEACYSSNVFPRMLSSLSTGDGRLSVTSCFIQWYLCSSLLAAECCLLCVMSYDRYLAICKPLHYFTTMNTWTCIQLAVASWINGFIAFLILLSLMLQLTFCGPNEINHYFCDYFPLLKLSCSDTSLMEMLGFIVAIIFTLPPFLLTLTSYVYIIVAILKIPSTTGRQKAFSTCSSHLIVVSIFYGSLMIVYMLPKGEGNREVQKISSLLYLVLPPLVNPFIYSLRNKEVKNALRNNIGSLVSCKATAKKLLNV, from the coding sequence ATGAAGTTGGAAAACCAGTCAAAGACTGAGGAATTCATCCTCCTGGGATTTGCGGAATTCTACGAAGTGCAGACACTCCTCTTCCTGACATTTCTAGTAATTTATGTTGTGATGATGGCTGGAAACACTCTCATTGTTGTCCTTATTGTTTTTGATCAGTATCTTCATACACCGATGTATTTCTTCCTGGGAAACCTCTCCTTCTTGGAGGCTTGCTACAGTTCCAATGTATTTCCACGGATGCTTTCATCCCTCTCCACCGGAGATGGAAGACTTTCTGTCACCAGCtgttttatacagtggtatctttgCAGTTCCTTGCTTGCTGCAGAATGTTGTTTACTTTGTGTGATGTCTTATGATCGGTATCTAGCAATCTGTAAACCACTGCATTATTTTACAACCATGAACACCTGGACTTGCATCCAATTAGCAGTTGCATCTTGGATCAATGGATTTATAGCTTTCCTGATATTACTCAGTCTGATGTTGCAGTTGACGTTTTGTGGCCCCAATGAAATTAATCATTACTTTTGTGACTACTTCCCGCTCCTTAAGCTCTCTTGCAGTGATACCAGCTTGATGGAAATGTTGGGTTTCATTGTGGCTATTATATTCacactccccccttttcttttaactTTAACATCTTATGTATATATAATTGTTGCCATCTTGAAAATCCCTTCCACCACTGGGAGGCaaaaggccttttccacctgctcCTCTCACTTGATTGTGGTTTCGATCTTTTATGGTTCACTAATGATTGTGTACATGTTACCAAAGGGGGAAGGCAACAGAGAGGTGCAAAAAATTTCCTCCCTCTTGTATTTAGTTTTGCCCCCTCTAGTCAACCCATTTATATACAGCCTGAGAAACAAAGAAGTCAAAAATGCCTTGAGAAATAATATTGGTAGCCTTGTATCATGCAAAGCAACTGCTAAGAAGCTTTTGAATGTGTAA
- the LOC118077931 gene encoding olfactory receptor 2AP1-like translates to MKLENQTEITEFILLGFGEFYEVQTFLFLAFLVIYVVTMTGNILIVVLVVFDQHLHTPMYFFLGNLSFLEMCYCSNLFPRMLPALLTGDRRISFTGCLVQWYLCGSLVATECCLLCVMSYDRYLAICKPLHYFTMMSTQTCIQLAAASWSNGFIAFLILLNLMLQLTFCGPNEINHYYCDYFPILKLSCSDTSLMEMLGFLVAAIFTLPPFVLTLTSYVYIMVAILKIPSSIGRQKAFSTCSSHLVVVSIFYGSLMILYLLPKAEVNREMQKIYSLLYTALPPLANPFIYSLRNKEVKNALRNNIGRFLPHKGRHMKCSHV, encoded by the coding sequence ATGAAGCTTGAAAACCAGACAGAGATTACAGAATTCATCCTCCTGGGATTTGGGGAATTCTACGAAGTGCAGACATTTCTCTTCCTGGCATTTCTAGTGATTTATGTTGTGACAATGACTGGAAACATTCTCATTGTTGTCCTGGTTGTTTTTGATCAGCATCTTCACAccccaatgtatttctttttgGGGAATCTCTCTTTCCTGGAGATGTGCTATTGCTCCAATTTATTTCCAAGGATGCTGCCAGCTCTCTTGACTGGAGATAGGAGGATTTCTTTCACTGGCTGCTTAGTGCAATGGTATCTCTGTGGATCCCTAGTAGCTACAGAATGCTGTTTACTTTGTGTGATGTCATATGACAGGTATCTAGCAATCTGCAAGCCACTGCATTATTTTACAATGATGAGCACCCAGACTTGTATCCAACTGGCAGCTGCATCTTGGTCCAATGGATTTATAGCCTTCCTGATATTGCTCAATCTGATGCTACAGTTAACATTCTGTGGCCCCAATGAAATTAATCATTACTATTGTGACTACTTTCCTATTCTTAAGCTCTCTTGCAGTGACACCAGCTTGATGGAAATGTTGGGTTTTCTTGTGGCTGCCATATTCACACTCCCTCCCTTTGTTTTAACTTTAACCTCTTATGTATATATAATGGTTGCCATCTTGAAAATCCCTTCCTCCATTGGGAGGCaaaaggccttttccacctgctcCTCTCACTTGGTTGTGGTATCCATATTTTATGGTTCACTAATGATTTTGTATTTGTTACCCAAGGCTGAAGTCAACAGAGAGATGCAAAAGATTTATTCTCTCTTGTACACAGCTTTGCCCCCTTTGGCCAACCCTTTTATATATAGCCTGAGAAACAAGGAGGTCAAAAATGCCCTGAGAAATAATATTGGTAGGTTTTTGCCACACAAAGGAAGACACATGAAGTGTAGTCATGTGTGA
- the LOC118077932 gene encoding olfactory receptor 2AP1-like yields the protein MLRNKTTITEFILLGFGGFYELQTLLFLTFLVIYMVTITGNTLIVVLVVLDHHLHTPMYFFLGNLSFLEACYSSNIFPRMLSALLTRDRRISFNGCFTQWYLFGSLEAAECCLLCVMSYDRYLAICKPLHYATTMRTNTCINLAAASWLNGFIGFSILLLLMLQLSFSGSREMDHYFCDYFPLLKLSCSDTSVLEGASYIVAVIFTFPPFVLTLTSYSYIIAAILRIPSTTGRQKAFSTCSSHLIVVSIFYSSLMIVYMLPKDEVNRGMQKISSLFYTVLPPLANPFIYSLRNKEVQDALRNKISKLAKQFS from the coding sequence ATGTTGAGAAACAAGACAACAATTACAGAATTTATCCTCCTGGGATTTGGGGGATTCTATGAATTGCAGACACTTCTTTTCCTGACTTTTCTAGTCATTTACATGGTGACCATAACTGGAAATACGTTGATTGTTGTCCTTGTTGTCCTTGATCACCATCTACATACTCCCATGTACTTCTTTCTTGGGAATCTTTCCTTCTTGGAGGCTTGCTACAGCTCCAATATATTTCCAAGAATGCTTTCCGCTCTCCTGACTAGAGACAGAAGGATTTCCTTCAACGGCTGCTTCACACAGTGGTATCTCTTTGGTTCCTTGGAAGCTGCAGAATGCTGTTTACTCTGTGTGATGTCTTATGACAGGTATCTAGCAATCTGTAAACCATTGCATTATGCAACAACTATGAGAACCAATACTTGTATCAATTTAGCCGCTGCATCTTGGCTCAATGGCTTTATAGGGTTTTCTATATTACTCCTTCTGATGCTACAGTTATCATTTTCTGGCTCCAGGGAAATGGATCATTACTTTTGTGACTACTTCCCTCTTCTTAAACTCTCTTGCAGTGACACCAGCGTGTTGGAAGGTGCAAGTTACATTGTGGCTGTCATATTCACATTCCCTCCTTTTGTTTTAACTTTAACATCCTATTCATATATTATTGCTGCCATCTTAAGAATACCCTCCACCACTGGGAGACaaaaggccttttccacctgttcCTCTCACTTGATTGTAGTTTCAATTTTTTATAGTTCACTAATGATTGTGTATATGTTACCAAAGGATGAAGTCAACAGAGGCATGCAAAAAATTTCCTCTCTCTTCTACACAGTTTTGCCGCCTCTTGCCAACCCATTCATAtacagcctgagaaataaggaggTCCAAGATGCCCTGAGAAATAAAATTAGTAAACTTGCAAAGCAATTCTCATGA